CACACAGTTCCGGCTCCACCACCCCACCCGGCCCGGCCAGCCCGGTGACGAGCCACGGCGCCGGCCCGGTGACGAGCCACGGCGCCGGCCCGGTGACGAGCCACGAGCCGGGCGCGGTCAGCGCGTCCGATCCGGGGCCGGGCACGTCGCCCGCGCTTCGCTTGCCGCCGGCCGAGCTGCCGGGGCCGGCGCCGGAACTGCCGCTGGCGACGCCGACGCGGCCGGTACCGCTGGAGCCGGTGTTGGTCAGCCGGCTGGTGACCGCGCCACCACCACCCGTGGAGCGGCACCTGCCCACGGTCAGTTCGCCGGCCGCCGAGGCGCAGCACAGCGGCGCACCGTCCACCGCCGAGCCGGTCGAGGTCGCGCAGCCAGGCGGCGGATCAGCCGACTCAGCCGACGTGCCCACGCTGGGCCGTGAACCCGTTGATCCGGTGTGGTCCGCCGGTGACCCACCCGCCGTCGAGGATCCGGGCCGCAGCGCGTCGGCGGACCAGGCCGAACCATCGGGAGCCTCCGGCGGGCCGCCGCTCGACCTGGCCGTGCAGCGGAGTTCGCCGGACGTTTCGCGACCGCCCCGCCGGCTCGGTCTCGGCGAACCCATCGTCTCGCCGCTGTTCCCACCGCGCGAGGCCACGTCGCCGGCCGCACCGGTGCAGCGCGTGCCGGCCGACAGCCCATCCCCGCCCCCGCTGGTCCACCGGCCGGCCGCCACCGACCAACCGGCCACCGGCCCGAGCACCGACGCCGGTCAGCCGGACGGCATCGACCGGGGGACGACCGAGAGCGGTGCGGGCCCCGGCGACCAGGCGGGACTGGTCGGAGAGACGGTCGTCGCGCGCCTCGCCGCCGATGCCGACCCCGGCGGTTCCGGCAGTTCCTCCCCCGGCTCTTCCCCAGCCGACGTCGGCTTCGACGCCGACGCCGGCCCCCGTACCGACGGCGGCGACGAGCTACCGGTCGTCGGCGCACCAGCGGCCCGGAGCGCGCCGGGCGGCGGGGCTGGCGCGTCGGCAAGTGTGCAGACGTTCGTGCCGCCGGAGGGCGAGCGGCCCGCCGAGGCGCAGCTGGCGCCCCTGCTCGGCCAACCCTCCACGGCGACGCCGGCCAGCGGCGGCGAGCCGGCACCGCCCCGGGTCGCCCCACCGGGCCCGGCCGGCACATCCGACCGGGCACCGGACTCCGACGTCGGCAGCACCGCCGGGAGTGCCGAACTGCCGGTGGTGTCCCGGCTGGCCACGCCCGTTTCCGCAGCCGATTCCCCGGTCCGGCCGACCGGTGGTGGCGCGAGCGCCACCCCGACCGGCAGCGCCACCCCGACCGGCAGCGCCATCCCGACCGGCAGCGTCACCCCGACCGGCAGTGCGGCAACGACCGGCAGCGCCACGTGGCAGGCACCTGCCAGCTTCGACGGCGGCACGGCCGCCACCGTCGGCACGGACGCGCCCACCGACGGCATCGCGCAGTCCGGTGCCGGGTCCGACACCGTCGGCCTGGTTGGTGGCTACGGCGAACCGCCGGATCAGCCGGACGGTTCGAGTGGGCAGCCCGACGCCGCACCGGCGGCACTGCCCCTGGTGGTGGCCCGGTTGGTCGGCGACCGCCCGATCCGGTCGCTTACCGGCGAGCTACCCGAGCCGGCGGCTCCCGCCGGTCCGAGCGTGCAACGGGTGAGCTGGCAGCACCACGAGGCGCGGGCGGATGCCGTCCCGCTCACCGCCGCCGCGCCGGACCACTCCCAGCCGCGCACCGAGGCACAACTGCCGGCCGCCGTGGGCGGCTCGGCTCCCGGCGGGGCGGGCGGCGGCGGCACGCCGGTCCAGCGCTGGGTGGGTGCGCTGCCCGGCTCACCGCCCCCGTCCGGCCGGTCCGGTTCGGGCGTCGGCAACACCCCGGTCAGCGGCGGCACCACCCCGGTCACCAGCCTCACCAGTTCCGGCGGTGGTGGCACCCCGATGACGTTCTTCACCGGCCCCGGCAGCGACGGCGCCCCGATGACGTACCTCGTCAGCTCCGGGGCGGGCGGCGTTGCGGCGGCGTACTCCGAGGGCCCGGGCGGCTCGTTGCCCGTGCAGCGGGCCGACTCGACGGCGGCGCCAACCGGCGACCCGCCCCGGCGGATTTCTCCAGCCCGCCCCCGCCCGACCCGCCGGCCGTGCCGGCGACCACGGCGGCACCGCCGCCCGGTGACGTCCCGGCGGCCGGACAGTCGGCCACGCCGGGCGCGCCCGGCGCCGGACTGGAGCCCGAGGAGCTGCTGAAGAAGCTGTACGACCCGCTGCTGCGCCGGTTGAAGACCGAGTTGCGCCTCGACCGGGAGCGGCACGGGGTGCTCGGCGGACCCGGCTGACCGCCCCACCGCGTCGCGAACCAGCGCCGAACGACCAGGAGGAATGGATGACCAAGGACGAGGTCGCCGTCGCGATCGCCTTCGTCGTCAAGATCGACGATCAGGATCTCGGCGCGTTCAACACCTGTGACGGGCTGGGCTGCGAGGTGGTGGTGGAGCAGCGTGAGGAGGGCGGCAACAACGGCCACGTCTGGCAGTTGCCGACCCGGATGAAGTTCTCAAACGTCAAGCTCTCCCGGCCGATCACGGCGGACAGCACCAAGTTGATGCGCTGGTTCTCCGGCATGGCCAACGGGATCACCCGCAAGACCGCCA
This DNA window, taken from Micromonospora sp. FIMYZ51, encodes the following:
- a CDS encoding phage tail protein is translated as MTKDEVAVAIAFVVKIDDQDLGAFNTCDGLGCEVVVEQREEGGNNGHVWQLPTRMKFSNVKLSRPITADSTKLMRWFSGMANGITRKTATIEARTLEGTVIARWGLLDVIPVKWSGPQLSPDSPKVAVETLELAHHGFFGPGAGG